The Vescimonas coprocola genome includes a window with the following:
- the gcvT gene encoding glycine cleavage system aminomethyltransferase GcvT: MSELKRTQLYETHVAAGASMVDFGGWEMPVQYPTGIVAEHLYTRHFCSLFDVSHMGRLLIEGPERLAFLQHVLSSNVAGLDLNMAQYCILPDEDGGAVDDAYLYRFEEERFLLVVNAANTEKDLMHLRSVVKDYDCTITDITSRWASIAVQGPKSKDLLTTLSGGVQVTEPMKNALNTLTFEGHEVKVAKTGYTGEPLGYEVYCRSEDAAWLWNRLVELGARPAGLGARDTLRMEAGFPLYGHEMGVDPDGQRIPIFAVPLAKFAVSFAPQKGEFIGRKALEQQFDAFRRIMNRDFSDCTALPRRILPIALLDRGVMRAGMAVYRGEKQVGWVTSGTMVPYYVAEGEGLETVITQETAKRAIGLCYVDSDVLTDDVVEVDIRGRRLKAVIPARHMSVGAPPYARPLLYRRPEDEVSQPADRAAKALELLHLAQDNHQWRQRQCINLIPSENTPSRAVQLLAASDPSCRYAEHKKIISFYDKDVFYYQGTKFIDTVEQLLAEQMRQYLGCTQVETRVISGQMSNMATFSALMDWKNRLDRKHTPQRLGYVLNNHIIRGGHLSAQPMGALKDYIAVDPVTERTAVVNFPVCRDDLFRIDVEETKKVIDRYRPELIIFGKSMVLRREPVAEIRRFVTEQNIPTTIMYDMAHVLGLVGDHFQKPFEEGAEIVTGSTHKTFFGPQRGVIGVNYRREDLKWGLWETIQSRAFPGSVSNHHLGTQLGLLMAAYEMNYFKDSYQKAVIDNAKYFAKALHEAGLHVLGDPAIGYTETHQVLVDVGYGTGPEVAERLEENNIIVNYQATPDEEGFTASGALRMGVSEMTRFGFGQTEFTELAGLMADCILRGKDVGQEVSRLRSRYTTMHYCFDGPEFQTALEQFMGQIGF, encoded by the coding sequence ATGAGCGAACTCAAACGCACCCAGCTGTACGAGACCCATGTGGCGGCCGGTGCCTCCATGGTGGATTTCGGCGGATGGGAAATGCCCGTCCAGTATCCCACGGGAATCGTGGCGGAGCATCTGTACACCCGGCACTTCTGCAGCCTGTTCGATGTGTCCCACATGGGGCGGCTGCTGATCGAGGGGCCGGAGCGGCTGGCATTTTTGCAGCACGTCCTGTCCAGCAACGTGGCGGGTCTGGATCTGAACATGGCCCAGTACTGCATCCTGCCGGACGAGGACGGCGGAGCCGTGGACGATGCGTACCTCTATCGCTTCGAGGAGGAGCGATTCCTGCTGGTGGTGAACGCCGCCAACACGGAGAAGGATCTGATGCATCTGCGCTCCGTGGTGAAGGACTACGACTGCACCATCACGGACATCACCTCCCGGTGGGCCTCCATCGCCGTGCAAGGCCCCAAGTCCAAGGATCTGCTGACCACCCTCTCCGGCGGGGTACAGGTGACGGAGCCGATGAAGAACGCCCTGAACACTCTGACCTTCGAGGGTCATGAGGTGAAGGTGGCCAAGACCGGCTACACCGGCGAGCCTCTGGGCTACGAGGTCTACTGCCGCAGCGAGGACGCTGCGTGGCTGTGGAACCGGCTGGTGGAGCTGGGCGCCCGGCCCGCCGGTCTGGGCGCACGGGACACCCTCCGCATGGAGGCGGGCTTCCCCCTGTACGGCCATGAGATGGGCGTGGATCCCGACGGGCAGAGGATACCCATTTTCGCCGTGCCGCTGGCCAAGTTCGCCGTGAGCTTTGCGCCTCAGAAGGGGGAGTTCATCGGCCGCAAGGCACTGGAGCAGCAGTTTGACGCCTTCCGGCGCATCATGAACCGGGATTTCTCCGACTGCACCGCCCTGCCCCGCCGTATTCTGCCCATCGCCCTGCTGGACCGGGGCGTCATGCGGGCCGGAATGGCGGTATACCGGGGAGAGAAGCAGGTGGGCTGGGTCACCAGCGGCACCATGGTCCCCTACTACGTTGCTGAGGGCGAGGGACTGGAGACGGTCATCACCCAGGAGACCGCCAAGCGGGCCATCGGCCTGTGCTATGTAGACAGCGACGTTCTGACGGACGACGTGGTGGAGGTGGACATCCGGGGCCGCCGGCTGAAGGCCGTGATCCCCGCCCGTCACATGAGCGTGGGGGCTCCGCCCTATGCCCGCCCTTTGTTGTACCGGCGGCCGGAGGACGAGGTGTCTCAGCCCGCCGACCGGGCCGCCAAGGCGCTGGAGCTGCTGCATCTGGCGCAGGATAACCACCAGTGGCGCCAGCGCCAGTGCATCAACCTCATCCCTTCGGAGAACACCCCCAGCCGGGCGGTGCAGCTGCTGGCGGCCAGCGATCCCTCCTGCCGGTACGCTGAGCACAAGAAGATCATCTCCTTCTATGATAAGGATGTATTCTACTATCAGGGCACCAAGTTCATCGACACCGTGGAGCAGCTGCTGGCGGAGCAGATGCGCCAGTATCTGGGCTGCACCCAGGTGGAGACCCGTGTCATCAGCGGGCAGATGAGCAATATGGCTACCTTCTCCGCCCTGATGGACTGGAAGAACCGTCTGGACCGCAAGCACACCCCCCAGCGGCTGGGCTATGTGCTGAACAACCACATCATCCGGGGCGGCCACCTGTCGGCCCAGCCCATGGGCGCTCTGAAGGACTACATCGCCGTGGATCCGGTGACCGAGCGCACCGCCGTGGTGAACTTCCCCGTGTGCCGGGACGATCTGTTCCGCATCGACGTGGAGGAGACCAAGAAGGTCATCGACCGCTACCGTCCGGAGCTTATCATCTTCGGCAAGAGCATGGTGCTGCGCCGGGAGCCGGTGGCGGAGATCCGCCGCTTCGTCACGGAGCAGAATATCCCCACCACCATCATGTACGACATGGCCCATGTGCTGGGTCTGGTGGGTGACCACTTCCAGAAGCCCTTTGAGGAGGGCGCTGAGATCGTCACCGGCTCCACCCACAAGACCTTCTTCGGCCCCCAGCGGGGCGTCATCGGCGTCAACTATCGCCGGGAGGATCTGAAGTGGGGGCTGTGGGAGACCATCCAGTCCCGTGCCTTCCCCGGCAGCGTCTCCAACCACCATCTGGGGACCCAGCTGGGCCTGCTGATGGCGGCCTATGAGATGAACTATTTCAAGGACAGCTATCAGAAGGCCGTCATTGACAACGCCAAGTACTTTGCCAAGGCCCTCCATGAGGCGGGTCTCCACGTGCTGGGCGATCCCGCCATCGGCTACACCGAAACCCATCAGGTGCTGGTGGACGTGGGCTACGGCACCGGCCCGGAGGTAGCCGAGCGGCTGGAGGAGAACAACATCATCGTCAACTATCAGGCCACCCCCGACGAGGAGGGCTTCACCGCCTCCGGTGCTCTGCGGATGGGCGTCAGCGAAATGACCCGGTTTGGCTTCGGCCAGACGGAGTTCACGGAGCTGGCCGGTCTGATGGCGGACTGCATCCTGCGGGGAAAGGACGTAGGGCAGGAGGTTTCCCGTCTCCGCAGCCGCTACACCACCATGCACTACTGCTTCGACGGCCCGGAGTTCCAGACGGCGCTGGAGCAGTTCATGGGCCAGATCGGCTTCTGA
- a CDS encoding signal peptidase I translates to MKKTFEVIKTVLTWLIVLLAVCMMVFTIVSVTTFDRNDRALFGYKMYIVRSDSMSATDFKAGDLILVRSVDPATLQEGDIIAYTSQDTASFGETVTHKIRSLTTDADGQPAFITYGTTTDTDDEMPVTYPYVLGKYEKCLSGVGNFFQFLKTTPGYILCIFLPFFLLILMEGINCVRLFKRYKSEEQREIQAQQANLERQREENQRMMQELMEMKARLEEKEKAPEEPPRA, encoded by the coding sequence ATGAAAAAAACCTTTGAAGTAATCAAGACCGTACTGACATGGCTGATCGTGCTGCTGGCGGTGTGCATGATGGTGTTCACCATCGTCTCCGTCACCACCTTTGACCGCAATGACCGGGCGTTGTTCGGCTACAAGATGTATATCGTGCGATCGGACTCCATGAGCGCCACGGATTTTAAGGCCGGAGACCTGATTCTGGTGCGGTCGGTGGATCCCGCTACTTTGCAGGAGGGGGATATCATCGCCTATACCTCGCAGGACACAGCCAGCTTTGGAGAGACCGTGACTCATAAGATCCGGTCCCTGACCACCGACGCAGACGGTCAGCCGGCTTTTATCACCTACGGTACCACCACCGATACCGACGACGAGATGCCGGTGACGTATCCCTATGTGCTTGGCAAGTACGAGAAGTGCCTGTCCGGCGTGGGCAATTTCTTCCAGTTCCTGAAAACCACCCCCGGCTACATTCTGTGCATCTTCCTGCCGTTCTTTTTGCTGATCCTCATGGAGGGCATCAACTGCGTCCGGCTGTTCAAGCGCTATAAGAGCGAGGAGCAGCGGGAAATACAGGCCCAGCAGGCGAATCTGGAGCGCCAGCGGGAGGAGAACCAGCGGATGATGCAGGAGCTGATGGAGATGAAGGCCCGGCTGGAGGAGAAGGAAAAGGCTCCGGAGGAGCCCCCTCGGGCGTGA
- the purB gene encoding adenylosuccinate lyase, which translates to MANDVYTSPLASRYASPYMLHLFSPDSRFQTWRRLWVALARAQHQLGLPITARQVQELEAHVTDIDYEVAAAREREVRHDVMAHVYAYGKAAPSAAGILHLGATSCYVTDNADLILYRDGLRYLRGQLLSVLADLATFARRYAAVPTLGYTHYQPAQPVTVGKRATLWMQDFLSDVEELDALLSGLKFLGCRGTTGTEASFMDLFDGDEEKIDEMNRRIAAEFGFSECFPVCGQTYPRKVDSRILSCLSSIAQSAYRMAGDIRLLQHDRQLEEPFEDSQIGSSAMAYKRNPMRCERICSLSRYLMADAMNAPMTASAQWMERTLDDSANRRIALPEGFLCADAILRLCQNVASGLRVNETVVDRTLREYLPFMATENLMMEAVKRGGDRQQLHEVIRRHSMAATARMKEGHPCDLLDRLAADPAFGLTRPELEALMDPRRYIGRCPQQVARFLERCQPLLAQAQTADGTITL; encoded by the coding sequence ATGGCAAACGACGTATACACCTCCCCGCTGGCGTCTCGCTACGCCTCCCCCTATATGCTGCACCTGTTCTCGCCGGACAGCCGCTTCCAGACCTGGCGCCGCCTATGGGTGGCGCTGGCTCGAGCGCAGCATCAGCTGGGCCTGCCCATCACCGCCCGGCAGGTGCAGGAGCTGGAGGCCCACGTCACCGACATCGACTACGAGGTGGCCGCCGCACGGGAGCGGGAGGTGCGCCATGACGTCATGGCCCACGTCTACGCCTACGGCAAGGCGGCCCCGTCGGCCGCCGGCATCCTCCATCTGGGGGCCACCAGCTGCTACGTCACCGACAACGCCGATCTGATCCTCTACCGGGACGGTCTGCGCTATCTCCGGGGTCAGCTGCTGTCGGTGCTGGCGGATCTGGCCACCTTCGCCCGGCGCTATGCCGCCGTCCCCACCTTGGGCTACACCCACTATCAGCCCGCCCAGCCGGTGACGGTGGGCAAGCGGGCCACCCTGTGGATGCAGGACTTCCTCTCCGACGTGGAGGAGCTGGACGCCCTGCTCTCCGGCCTGAAATTTCTGGGCTGCCGTGGCACCACCGGCACCGAGGCCAGCTTCATGGATCTCTTCGACGGCGACGAGGAGAAGATCGACGAGATGAACCGCCGCATCGCCGCCGAGTTCGGCTTTTCGGAGTGCTTCCCCGTGTGCGGCCAGACCTACCCCCGCAAGGTGGACAGCCGTATCCTGAGCTGCCTCAGCTCCATCGCCCAGAGCGCCTATCGCATGGCCGGAGACATCCGCCTGCTGCAGCACGATCGCCAGCTGGAGGAGCCCTTTGAGGACAGCCAGATCGGCTCCTCCGCCATGGCCTACAAACGCAACCCCATGCGCTGCGAGCGCATCTGCTCCCTGAGCCGCTACCTCATGGCCGATGCCATGAACGCCCCTATGACTGCCTCCGCCCAGTGGATGGAGCGCACGCTGGACGACTCCGCCAACCGCCGCATCGCCCTGCCGGAGGGATTCCTCTGCGCCGACGCCATCCTGCGGCTGTGCCAGAACGTAGCATCGGGCCTTCGGGTCAACGAGACGGTGGTGGATCGCACTCTCCGGGAGTACCTGCCCTTCATGGCCACCGAAAACCTGATGATGGAGGCCGTGAAGCGGGGCGGCGACCGCCAGCAGCTCCATGAGGTCATCCGCCGTCACTCTATGGCCGCCACGGCCCGCATGAAGGAGGGACATCCCTGCGACCTGCTGGACCGGCTGGCCGCCGACCCGGCCTTCGGCCTGACCCGTCCGGAGCTGGAGGCTCTCATGGATCCCCGGCGCTACATCGGCCGCTGTCCCCAGCAGGTGGCCCGGTTCTTAGAGCGCTGCCAGCCCCTTCTGGCGCAGGCCCAAACCGCCGACGGCACCATCACCCTCTGA
- a CDS encoding adenylosuccinate synthase: protein MANCAIVGINWGDEGKGRMVDYLSQRFDVVVRYQGGGNAGHTVINDMGKFALHLLPSGVFHKGVMNILGNGVALDCENLLSEIETLRAAGVPISPENLLVSDRASLLLPWHRELDALEEARLKDKQYGSTKQGIAPFYSDKYQKKTIQAGELLYPEHLKAHLQDLLEWKNLILREVYGAQGYTMEQLLAWLDRFGGAIRPFIADTGAWLRQAQADGKSILFEGQLGALRDLDFGIYPYTTSSNTIAAYAPVGSGLPGAKLDEVVGVVKAYSSCVGEGPFTCEWFGPEAEELREAGDEYGAKTGRPRRVGPIDLVASRYGVRMQGATNIALTKLDVLSYMERIPVCAAYEVDGQITHEFPFPVLLDQAKPVTEYLPGWHCDISGVRTWEALPQAARDYVTYVEQAIGCRIGYVSVGAERDSLILR, encoded by the coding sequence ATGGCAAATTGTGCAATCGTAGGCATCAACTGGGGCGACGAGGGCAAGGGCCGCATGGTGGATTACCTATCCCAGCGGTTTGACGTCGTGGTCCGGTATCAGGGTGGCGGCAACGCCGGCCACACCGTCATCAACGACATGGGCAAGTTTGCCCTGCACCTGCTGCCCTCCGGCGTTTTCCACAAAGGGGTCATGAACATCCTCGGCAACGGCGTGGCGCTGGACTGCGAAAATCTCCTGTCGGAGATCGAGACGCTGCGGGCCGCCGGAGTGCCCATTTCCCCGGAAAACCTGCTGGTCAGCGACCGAGCCTCCCTGCTGCTGCCGTGGCACCGGGAGCTGGATGCACTGGAGGAGGCCCGTCTCAAGGACAAGCAGTACGGCTCCACCAAGCAGGGCATCGCCCCCTTCTATTCCGATAAATACCAGAAAAAGACCATTCAGGCCGGGGAACTGCTGTACCCGGAGCACCTGAAGGCCCATCTGCAGGACCTGTTGGAGTGGAAGAACCTGATCCTCCGGGAGGTCTACGGTGCTCAGGGCTACACCATGGAGCAGCTGCTGGCATGGCTGGATCGCTTCGGCGGAGCCATCCGTCCTTTCATCGCTGACACCGGCGCTTGGCTGCGGCAGGCGCAGGCAGACGGCAAGTCCATCCTCTTCGAGGGCCAGCTGGGCGCTCTGCGGGATCTGGACTTCGGCATCTACCCCTATACCACCTCCTCCAATACCATCGCCGCCTACGCCCCCGTGGGCTCCGGGCTGCCCGGTGCCAAGCTGGACGAGGTGGTGGGCGTGGTGAAGGCCTACTCCTCCTGCGTGGGGGAAGGCCCCTTCACCTGCGAGTGGTTCGGCCCGGAGGCCGAGGAACTGCGGGAGGCCGGCGACGAGTACGGTGCCAAGACAGGCCGTCCCCGCCGGGTAGGCCCTATCGATCTGGTGGCCTCCCGCTACGGTGTCCGGATGCAGGGCGCCACCAACATTGCCCTCACCAAGCTGGATGTCCTCAGCTACATGGAGCGCATCCCCGTCTGCGCTGCCTACGAGGTGGACGGCCAGATCACCCACGAGTTCCCCTTCCCGGTTCTGCTGGATCAGGCCAAGCCCGTGACGGAGTACCTCCCCGGCTGGCACTGCGACATCTCCGGCGTCCGCACTTGGGAGGCACTACCCCAGGCCGCCCGTGACTATGTGACCTATGTGGAGCAGGCCATCGGCTGCCGCATTGGCTACGTCTCCGTGGGCGCTGAGCGGGACAGCCTCATTCTTCGATAA
- a CDS encoding plasmid mobilization protein translates to MPDNRNRKRPIQVKFFVDEKELSLIKARMAQLGIENMSAYLRQVAIDGYEEKPNLPERREPKNP, encoded by the coding sequence ATGCCAGACAACAGGAATCGCAAGCGACCGATACAGGTCAAATTCTTCGTAGATGAAAAAGAACTCAGCTTGATAAAGGCGAGGATGGCACAGCTTGGGATAGAGAATATGAGCGCTTACCTTCGTCAAGTGGCAATCGACGGATATGAGGAAAAACCGAATTTGCCTGAACGCCGTGAGCCGAAAAATCCCTGA
- a CDS encoding GNAT family N-acetyltransferase, producing the protein MRIQHKNLTIRQAEVTDAKQLAAWWNDGAVMAHAGFPNGLGTTEEEVVKGLRNGLLVVEESDRLIGECNYHNASDGVAEIGIKICETDCQNRGVGRKVLSMLISWLFRNGYAKIILDTNLTNTRAQHVYESLGFRKVRTNIDSWKDQFGRLQSSVDYALVEQDFVSYE; encoded by the coding sequence GTGAGAATACAACATAAAAACCTAACAATCCGCCAAGCCGAGGTTACCGATGCGAAGCAGCTTGCCGCTTGGTGGAATGATGGTGCTGTGATGGCACACGCAGGCTTTCCCAACGGCCTGGGAACGACCGAGGAAGAAGTTGTAAAAGGGCTTAGAAATGGTCTTCTGGTCGTTGAAGAAAGCGACCGTCTGATTGGCGAGTGCAATTACCACAATGCGTCAGATGGAGTTGCAGAAATTGGCATTAAGATCTGCGAAACCGATTGTCAGAACCGTGGTGTTGGCAGGAAGGTTTTGAGTATGCTGATCAGTTGGCTGTTCAGAAACGGCTATGCCAAAATCATCCTCGATACGAACTTGACAAACACAAGAGCGCAGCACGTTTACGAATCACTTGGTTTCCGCAAGGTACGAACCAATATCGATTCTTGGAAAGACCAGTTCGGTCGGCTTCAATCATCGGTTGATTATGCGCTGGTTGAGCAGGATTTTGTCAGTTATGAGTGA
- a CDS encoding prepilin-type N-terminal cleavage/methylation domain-containing protein, whose translation MKRIKTGFTLMEMLIVIAIIAVLIAIAIPLFSSQLEKTREATDLTNVRSAYAQVSTEALLGNSEITVTVDLTQKQADWQSLDPVNIGGIVHYKKQGDTDNWKGVAAPNGTCVVSYHEDYGIILTWSGKADPTTPEYPFNTSITDFFSLLYDTAFWKNGSIKNNTNFEFDSRCPDSEYIPAISEAIEKLDNSLLQQPDCTWAYLGNGKDGQEAKRYLFWTSLNTDKVGAGKSIPVIIQTGDGKYYVSETTTGKRNGKDYVTISESLTPNQYTQTLKKGKEYSSLEAAYDAYLKALEQYDSVRQP comes from the coding sequence GTGAAACGAATCAAAACCGGATTTACATTGATGGAAATGCTGATCGTCATTGCGATCATCGCTGTATTGATTGCGATTGCGATCCCGTTATTTTCATCACAGCTTGAAAAAACCAGAGAAGCGACGGATCTTACAAATGTACGCTCTGCTTATGCACAGGTATCCACAGAGGCACTGCTCGGAAATTCGGAGATCACCGTGACGGTTGACCTGACGCAGAAGCAGGCCGACTGGCAATCATTGGACCCCGTGAATATCGGCGGTATCGTCCACTACAAAAAGCAAGGGGACACAGATAATTGGAAAGGCGTTGCTGCGCCGAACGGAACCTGCGTTGTGTCATATCATGAAGATTACGGAATCATTCTCACCTGGAGCGGAAAGGCCGACCCGACTACGCCTGAATACCCGTTTAATACAAGCATAACGGATTTCTTCTCACTTCTATATGATACAGCTTTCTGGAAAAACGGCAGCATAAAGAACAATACAAATTTTGAGTTTGACTCCAGATGCCCAGACTCGGAATATATCCCGGCTATTTCCGAAGCGATCGAAAAGCTGGACAACAGTCTTTTACAGCAGCCGGACTGTACCTGGGCCTATCTTGGCAACGGGAAAGACGGGCAAGAGGCAAAGCGGTATCTCTTCTGGACCTCTCTGAACACTGACAAAGTCGGCGCCGGAAAGAGCATCCCCGTAATCATCCAGACCGGTGACGGAAAATATTATGTTTCCGAAACCACGACCGGCAAGCGGAATGGCAAAGACTATGTCACCATCTCGGAATCGCTTACGCCGAACCAGTATACGCAAACCCTGAAAAAAGGAAAAGAATATTCCTCCTTGGAAGCAGCCTACGATGCCTATCTCAAGGCCTTGGAGCAATATGATTCGGTTCGCCAGCCTTAA
- the ppdK gene encoding pyruvate, phosphate dikinase, whose product MSKKYCYLFTEGNAQMRELLGGKGANLAEMTNIGLPVPQGFTITTEACTQYYEDGRQINDEIMAEIMEYIEKMEKITGKKFGDHENPLLVSVRSGARASMPGMMDTILNLGLNEDVVAVIAEKSNNPRWAWDCYRRFIQMYSDVVMEVGKKYFEQLIDEMKSKKGVTQDVELTAEDLKELAGQFKAEYKSKIGQDFPTDPKEQLLGAIKAVFRSWDNPRANVYRRDNDIPYSWGTAVNVQSMAFGNMGDDCGTGVAFTRNPATGEKKLMGEFLTNAQGEDVVAGVRTPMPIDQMAEKFPEAYAQFVEVCHTLEDHYRDMQDMEFTVEHGKLYMLQTRNGKRTAPAALKIACDLVDEGMISEQQAVAMIDPRNLDTLLHPQFDAAALKAATPVGKALPASPGAACGKIVYTAEDAKEWAARGEKVVLVRLETSPEDIEGMKAAQGILTVRGGMTSHAAVVARGMGKCCVSGCGAIVMDEENKQFTLAGKTYHEGDWLSLDGSTGNIYDGAMPTVDASVSGDFGRIMGWADKFRRLKVRTNADTPHDAAKARELGAQGIGLCRTEHMFFEGDRIAAIREMICSDTVEQREKALAKLLPMQQGDFEGIYEAMEGNPVTIRFLDPPLHEFVPTEEADIELLAKDMGKSVAEIKAIIASLHEFNPMMGHRGCRLAVTFPEIAVMQTRAVIRAAIHVQKRHPDWNMVPEIMIPLVGEVKELKYVKSVVVKTADEELAAAGMKMKYLVGTMIEIPRAALTADDIAKEAEFFSFGTNDLTQMTFGFSRDDAGKFLGAYYDKKIYENDPFAKLDQVGVGKLVEMAAKLGRATRPDLHLGICGEHGGDPSSVEFCHRVGLDYVSCSPFRVPIARLAAAQAAIREQRQ is encoded by the coding sequence ATGAGTAAGAAGTATTGTTACCTGTTCACAGAGGGCAACGCACAGATGCGTGAGCTGCTGGGCGGTAAGGGCGCCAATCTGGCGGAAATGACCAATATTGGTCTGCCTGTGCCGCAGGGCTTCACCATCACCACCGAGGCCTGCACCCAGTACTATGAGGACGGCCGCCAGATCAACGACGAGATCATGGCCGAGATCATGGAATATATTGAGAAGATGGAGAAGATCACCGGCAAGAAGTTCGGCGATCACGAGAATCCCCTGCTGGTCTCCGTCCGTTCCGGCGCACGGGCCTCCATGCCCGGTATGATGGACACCATCCTGAATCTGGGTCTCAACGAGGACGTGGTGGCGGTCATTGCAGAGAAGTCCAATAACCCCCGCTGGGCCTGGGACTGCTATCGCCGTTTCATCCAGATGTACTCTGACGTGGTCATGGAGGTGGGCAAGAAGTATTTCGAGCAGCTCATTGACGAGATGAAGTCCAAGAAGGGCGTCACTCAGGACGTGGAGCTCACCGCCGAGGACCTGAAGGAGCTGGCCGGCCAGTTCAAGGCCGAGTACAAGTCCAAGATCGGTCAGGACTTCCCCACCGATCCCAAGGAGCAGCTGCTGGGTGCCATTAAGGCCGTGTTCCGCAGCTGGGACAATCCCCGTGCCAACGTCTATCGCCGTGACAATGACATCCCCTACTCCTGGGGTACCGCCGTCAACGTCCAGTCCATGGCCTTCGGCAACATGGGCGATGACTGCGGCACCGGCGTGGCCTTTACCCGCAACCCCGCCACCGGCGAGAAGAAGCTCATGGGCGAGTTCCTGACCAACGCCCAGGGCGAGGACGTGGTGGCCGGTGTCCGTACCCCCATGCCCATCGACCAGATGGCCGAGAAGTTCCCGGAGGCCTATGCCCAGTTCGTGGAGGTCTGCCACACGCTGGAGGATCACTACCGGGATATGCAGGATATGGAGTTTACCGTAGAACACGGCAAGCTGTATATGCTCCAGACCCGTAACGGCAAGCGCACCGCTCCCGCCGCTCTGAAGATCGCCTGCGATCTGGTGGACGAGGGCATGATCTCCGAGCAGCAGGCCGTGGCCATGATCGATCCCCGCAATCTGGATACCCTGCTGCATCCCCAGTTCGACGCCGCCGCTCTGAAGGCCGCCACCCCCGTGGGCAAGGCTCTGCCCGCCTCTCCCGGCGCTGCCTGCGGCAAGATCGTCTACACCGCCGAGGATGCCAAGGAGTGGGCCGCCCGTGGTGAGAAGGTGGTTCTGGTCCGTCTGGAGACCTCTCCCGAGGACATCGAGGGCATGAAGGCCGCACAGGGCATCCTGACGGTCCGTGGTGGTATGACCAGCCACGCCGCCGTAGTGGCCCGTGGTATGGGCAAGTGCTGCGTCTCCGGCTGCGGCGCCATCGTCATGGACGAGGAGAACAAGCAGTTCACGCTGGCCGGCAAGACCTATCACGAAGGCGACTGGCTGAGCCTGGACGGCTCCACCGGCAACATCTACGACGGCGCTATGCCCACCGTGGACGCCAGCGTCAGCGGCGACTTCGGCCGCATCATGGGCTGGGCCGATAAGTTCCGCCGCCTGAAGGTCCGCACCAATGCCGACACCCCCCACGACGCCGCCAAGGCCCGTGAGCTGGGTGCTCAGGGCATCGGCCTGTGCCGCACCGAGCATATGTTCTTCGAGGGCGACCGCATCGCCGCCATCCGTGAGATGATCTGCTCCGACACCGTGGAGCAGCGTGAGAAGGCTCTGGCCAAGCTGCTGCCCATGCAGCAGGGCGACTTCGAGGGTATCTACGAGGCCATGGAGGGCAATCCCGTCACCATCCGTTTCCTGGATCCCCCCCTGCACGAGTTCGTCCCCACCGAGGAGGCCGACATCGAGCTGCTGGCCAAGGATATGGGCAAGAGCGTGGCCGAGATCAAGGCCATCATCGCCTCCCTGCACGAGTTCAACCCCATGATGGGTCACCGCGGCTGCCGTCTGGCCGTCACCTTCCCGGAGATCGCCGTCATGCAGACCCGTGCCGTCATCCGTGCCGCCATCCATGTCCAGAAGCGTCACCCCGACTGGAACATGGTGCCTGAGATCATGATCCCGCTGGTGGGTGAGGTGAAGGAGCTGAAGTACGTCAAGAGCGTGGTGGTCAAGACCGCCGACGAGGAGCTGGCCGCCGCCGGTATGAAGATGAAGTATCTGGTAGGTACCATGATCGAGATCCCCCGTGCCGCCCTCACCGCCGACGATATCGCCAAGGAGGCCGAGTTCTTCTCCTTCGGCACCAACGACCTGACTCAGATGACCTTCGGCTTCAGCCGTGATGACGCCGGCAAGTTCCTGGGCGCCTACTACGACAAGAAGATCTACGAGAACGATCCCTTCGCCAAGCTGGATCAGGTGGGCGTGGGCAAGCTGGTGGAAATGGCCGCCAAGCTGGGCCGTGCCACCCGCCCCGACCTGCATCTGGGCATCTGCGGCGAACACGGCGGCGATCCCAGCTCTGTGGAGTTCTGCCACCGTGTGGGTCTGGACTATGTGTCCTGCTCCCCCTTCCGTGTGCCTATCGCCCGTCTGGCCGCCGCGCAGGCTGCCATCCGCGAACAGCGCCAATAA